The sequence gtgtgtgtgtgtgtgtgtatatatatatatatatatatatacgtgcaattattattttagtacACGCGATTCGCGTCCTAACGATACGATTTATTtcatatcataataataactgTTTTCCattcatttttgaaaattttctgaCATCGCGgcatatgtttaatattaatattggcCTATCTTAATAATCGTGTGTCTGGAAAGTGTGCGCGTCGGCGAGATAAATACTCAGGGTAAAATTTTGCAAGCAGTTCCAGTACTTTAAGATTATCTACGCGAGAATTTtcatacaattaataaattgacgCGACGCATAAATATTCCTAAGGACTTATATGGAAGTACCATACAGTGAAACGTTTTCCAGACACACTGTTATCTCGggaaaattatatcaaaacgATAACGAGGAACGTGTGTAGTGATAAGTATTGAACATATGTCTATAGGCTCGTTACATTCTAAGCTTGCTTTATATCGTTAAACATTGttattgcatataaatattatcaagcattgacatattttttaagtattacttgcttaattattattaagagaCAAACGAAACTCTTGAATATGAAATTGAAGGTTTAAAACTTGCTTAGAGCGGTGCATCcatgtaaaaaattataacacaACGTTGCGGACCTAGCGAAGTAGTGAGGAGAAAATTTACTCTTTCTTCAGAAACAATTTCATATTGCAAACCTTTGCTTATATCCATGGCAAATTCtagcaaaaagaaaataccTCGATATGAATAATAGTAATCTCAAGCATGTTATCTCAAATGAGCGCAAGTAAACATGCAGAAGATTTTCTCTTATAAATCATAATTGCaacattaaaatttgcatGAACTTTTTAAGCTTTTTTTTTAAGCAGAAAGAAgcatagaattaataaaatttactttattcaATCAACTTAatatacgtaaaaataaatcaatctgTATGTGTACTCAAACGAGATAACATACCGTAATTTTGATATGCAGTATTACCCGACCCTCGATTGTTGCCTTCCAATAAttcatttgtaaaaatattagaagTTATGATTCTCTGTGCAATTATATCCAGTGTATAAGCCAGAAAACTCTCATTCGATGGAAAGAAAACAGattaacgagagaaagaaaaatgttcttGAAGTCTCTATAATACAAAAGCTTTTTCGGTCTATTCAACTTCCAACTTATGTATACACAAGATAACATAAAACGAAGTAATCTGAAAAAAACAGCTTTAGGAACAACCATAATCGTAGGAAATTGTATCGTACATAAGATTATCTAAACACATTAGCCTCTCTTTCTTAAAAGGATTTCGTGAAATATTCGATAATCCGTGATAAAGCGCTGAACAACTTCGTCCCCTTCTGGATAAAAGTATTGATACATACATATAGAATTTAATCGATCGGAGTCTAATCGATCACGATTCATCGAGAACGGCCAATTTCTATTTGTATATGGCACAAcgcaattatatacataccttagcgataatttttatttttatataactagTATTTTTTTTCACGAGCATAATTTTATGAGCGTGATGCGCGAGCGGtactatatatgtacatgGCATCGGACCTGTGTAGACGAATCTTATTATACatcaatgtattatatgtgtatataaatatatttcatacttataattgtatgtataaaatatataataaatgtcatGTATACAGTATGCGTCGTAAGAGACCCCACAAGCAGAGTCATGAGGCTTTTGCGGTCAGATCGAATATCAGAAACAACAAGAAACGTAACTTCAGGTCGAAAGCCAAATCGGATTATAATCAGAATTATATTACAGGGTTGTCAAAAAATGACAGAATGCAGAATTGACgtttttccaaatttattgcaaataaaaatatgtcacataatttaagttaaaagttCTTCGGTAGGAGTCCATCCTTCTTCGTTAACCGCACTAAACAGTCGTCAGATTCGCCCTGCGAATAGATTTGTCATGAGTTTTGTTGCACGAAACAACtattgtaatatacttttgtattataatttcatgacGCGTTAAAagctataatttaatattacatttgcgCAAATAAACATAACATCCTGCGTTGAGGAAATACTAGTGATAAGTCCTACAAATAATTCatacatttatgtatatagaaataaataatgcctACCATGCGACGGATGGCTCCACAGATGGCATACATTTTGTGGGTATCGGTCATGCGTCCGGTTTCAGGATCGACATCGGCCAGAGTCAACTGAATGGAAGCATGATCCTTAGCATGGATGATGCGGTTGCTCGCCGAGCTGTAACAGAATCGATGTCACGTTTATCTCTTAAGCTTGACCACGTTTCACATTCTTTATTGtaattcttttgattttttcaCGAATGCATACTTTGTTGTAATAATATCAGATAGTGCAATTACGAGAGACAGACACGTATTTTGTGCTCCACGTAACTTGACAATTTTTAACCTAACTTCATTACAGACTACATATTACATCGTTGTTAATTTATTGCGCACGCTAGCATCGGGTCTAAATATCGCCGACCAAAAGAGATTTCGGTTCGATGTGATGCTCTAACACGAGattttccttatttttattataaactttgTAATCACTCCGTAAACCCCACGTGTGCGTCTTACCATTTCCTTGGGATGTACAAGTCGACCAGAGTTCCCAGATCGTTCTCCATTTTTTATAGCTGCAACAATATCACAAAGTGAATGATCAGTAACTTAACTGGCTTGGGATAAACTCAATCGTGTTGATTATTTCGAAAATACTTCTCACTTACGATCACTGTGCCTGTCTCTTAAAATAGCCACGGAACGAAAAGAGTGCACCGGATATGCTCCATGAGAACCATATGCGGAAATATTGTTGCGGCTTGCCATCATGAGAACCTGCTAAATCCCTAGCCGTTCAAAACCGACCCGTCAAAAACAATCGCGCGTCAATGAAATCTTTtctttagaaataataaatagaatagaGATGCGTTGCGCCAATTCTGTTAGACAATCTTTTCACAAAAACAAAACGAGAGTCTAGTCAAGACTCGTATGAGGTAATTCCTTCCCGGAGAAATttcacattattatattttataaataaaaaaaaaggaaacccTGGCAACGACATCTGGCTAAGCCGGTTGCATTAAATAACAGCGAAGAAGGAGCAATTACAAATTAGCACAAAGTTTAAAGTacggtaaaataaattaaggcgatcctggaattgctagtgaactattgtTTCACTAGCTCTCGTAACAGCGACCGTCCGCTAGCGACACCACCGACAGACTTGACAATTACCGACATATCGGGAAGACGTATACGCTTcaaaactctgaagcatttgGATCATCAAGTGGACTGTAACCAATTTCccaacattatttcgataatatgcGATAATGTTGTATGCGGTAATGCAcacttcattaatatatatatatatatatataaatgaagtgtttatatataaatatatatatatataacatttgttttaaatgttttgtcaTTTGTACTTCCCGTTGCAACGTTTTGTTGTAACAAAAAGGAAATGACACTGTGTGCATTACCGCATACAACATTATCgcatattatcgaaataatgttggaagattgcttatatatatataacatttgttTTACATGTTTTGTCATTTGTACttccatataatatatactaccaatatattatatatatatatatatatatatatatatatatgtatgtatatatatataaatgaagtgTTTTCATGCATTCTGCGAAATAACATTTCCTCGTCATTATATcaaagacaaataaataaataaatatatagactaataataaacattatatatcgTTAAATTTgctattatacagggtggggcaataactattaccaccttaaatatcttctaattcaTAAGGTCCagaagaaaatttatgtaatcaaaattatacggtacgaagggggctaacatatggcgataataatttttgtcctggtggaggcgcttcgaagatatcaaggtcaccttcattttttttaataggttcggaatgttttttttccataattttatagagggagcttaaaacaagtacgaaactcatgacacaaaattattgaacaagattaaatgtaaatgaaaacgataaaaaatacatttttatattaaatgaaatttacgtttaaaagatgtacgaaatgacgctttattagtatgttttgtcggaatgttttgattttgacattcctcataaatgaagatcaacttgttcttcaaatggatacatcgatgaaaataaataggattttaaatgttcgacgcgaaggctgagtgcgattaggatatcgttcagcgtataaattttgcgctctcactgaatttttttgacattctccataaatgagatcattctccatcatgtcgacttgttcttcaaatgaatacatcttgcacgattgacttatcaatcgatactactttttatgtttatcttatcctgtgaacttattaagatggccttcaaagggtctttgttttcattgaaataagtttacgtcactatttattttcatcgatgtatccgtttgaagaacaagttgatcctcatttatgaggaatgtcaaaatcaaaacattccgacaaaacatactaataaagcgtcatttcgtacatcttttaaacgtaaatttcatttaatataaaaatgtattttttatcgttttcatttacatttaattttgttcaataattttgtgtcatgagttccgtacttgttttaagctccctctataaaattatggaaaaaaacattccgaacctattaaaaaaaatgaaggtgaccttgatatcttcgaagcgcctccatcaggacaaaaattattatcgccatatgttagcccccttcgtaccgtataattttgattacataaattttcctctggaccttataaattagaagatatttaaggtggtaatagttattgccccaccctgtataatataaatgaaataaataatcgcaatttataaatagcatttttttcgTGTATAATTTGTCaaacattttaaaagtttactaaaaatatttatagcgcACGAAAATACTGATTGCTAAACCCGGTGCAGTTTCTAtgcactttattaaatattgcattgagaaaagattttttatgcaTGGCAATTTTATGAGACCATatcatattatactttttaaaattatcaatacCCACATAAAACGAAAACCTCCATTGGACGTCCAATGGACGTCTGTCATGGAAGTTCAGACCATCCAGTGGACGTCCTTTAGACATCCAATGGACAGCCACTAGAAACCCATAGTTCCGCTTTGCGCACGTCCAATGGACCTCCATTAGACATCTTCACAGACGTCCATGGGACGTCGATTGGACGTTTAGTGGATCATTAATAGAGGGTTCACAGAGCCTCGGTGGACGACTAACCGACGTTCCGTAGATCATTAATGGAGGCTTCATGGAGCCTCGATGGAcgacccaggcagcacacattggtttcaaagccgttataaacattttaacgtaacgtttcataaccattttattgaaacgtttatttaggagaaaaatgtccaacgaaaaaacgttaaaagaaacgtttctttttcgggaaaaaaacgtttcagaaaccatcagaaaaatatttatcaattctatatatcagtgcctcagagatagacagagttaagtcatatttttgtaaaaaactagatttttatattttatgaattactctctaaatttcgtgtagtgaaatctcactcttttggaatgagatatcacttcaagcaataatgatttcaaaagaaaagagtactagatcggttttccggatgggttatttataaggtgataacgcaaatgtttcttgcgagaacatcacgcctggcctggtcatctatcggtcgcttggtgaatcagagggaatctcacacacacacttatgtgatttttgtctcttgttccataatcgagtacattgaaacgtatgatgtaaaaataattaatactcgcaaattaagtagaaattactaattttttctatattacttatataattttgaatcaatttaataaaacacatttttcgtttctgtggaaacgtgaaaaatacgtttttaaaatttaggtctaaaaacggtttctatttaaaccgtttcttaaatggtactttatgtttcttagacattagatacgtctaagaaacatatattagactAACATGTGCTGTCTGGGGACTAaccgacgttccgtggatcattaatggacgatTCATGGAGCATCgatggacgtctattagacgttccgtggatcattaatgaaAGCTTCATGGAGCCTCGATGGACGACTAACCGACGATCCGTGGATCATTTATGGACGGTTCATGGAGCATCGGTGGATGTCTATtagacgttccgtggatcattaatgaaAGCTGCATGGAGCCTCGATGCCACGAAACGTCGGTTAGTCGTCCATCGAGGCTCTATGAACCTTCCATTAATGGTCCATGGGACATACATTAATCGTCCACCGAGGTTCTGTGaatcttttattaatgatccacggtacgtctaatagacgtctTTAAAGACGCCTAAAGacaggagcacagacttttgcataagcgcataaaaagatgcataagaaatttgattggtctataagcatgtgcataaggaaacggaccaatcaaattccttatgcatctgtttatgcgcttatgcaaaaatctgtgctcctgccttaaTGCAGATCCACTGGACGTGCAAGgcggaactatggatttctaATAGCCGTCTAATGGATGTCTAGTGGATCTCTATTGGATGTTCCGAATCTCCATGACATACGTCTAATGGACGTCCATTACAGATTTTCGAtggatgtaaatttatgtaagatataacttcaattatatatatattattaataattaaaaataaattctataatattgtgaatttctaaatgttaaacaaaattagctgaaaaattgtaattaataatgaaacttaaatattagtttattggaaatactctatatgtttaataaatctattatacatCCATAATGGATGTCTAATGAACATCTGCAATGGATTTGTAGAGGACATCTATTATGGAGATAGGATGGACCTCTAATGGACGTCTATCTGACTTCCACCATGGAGATATATATCCCATGGAGCTATGGAGGTTTCATGGACATCCACTGGATGCTAATTTCTATGTGGGTAtgtaatggaaaaaatataacggGTTTagcaatcaaatattttcgtgcgctacacatatattttagtaaacctttaaaatttttgacaaattatacaggaaaaaaatgctatttataaattgcgattatgtattttatattatataatagaaaatttgttaatgatatatatatatatatataatgttattattagcctatatatttatttatttatttgtctttgATATAATGACGAGAAATGTTATTTCGCAGAATGCATGAAAAcacttcatttatatatatatatatatatatatataatgttattattagcctatatatatatatataaatgaagtgTTTTCATGCATTCTGCGAAATAACATTTCTCGTCATTATATcaaagacaaataaataaataaatatataggctaataataacattatatatatatatatatcattaacaaattttctattatataatataaaatacataatcgcaatttataaatagcatttttttcctgtataatttgtcaaaaattttaaaggtttactaaaatttataatatatatatatatatatatatatatatatatatatatataaatgaagtgTTTTCATGttcgtaacataaacatctttgaccttccaaattctacactatgttccgttgttacttatttcatatttcttttcaatattggtttataactttgtaataaagcatttctaagcaaactcgatataagaattttttcttatttccactagtagaatatgctcccgcagtttgtcggttaaaacccgggacaccctgtatatatatatacacatatatatatatatatatatataaataatatattggtggtatatattatatggaaGTACAAATGACAAACATGTAAAACAAatggttatatatatataagcaatctcccaacattatttcgataatatgcGATAATGTTGTATGCGGTAATGCACACAGTGTCATTTCCTTTTTGTTACAACAAAACGTTGCAACGGGAAGTACAAAtgacaaaacatttaaaacaaatgttatatatatatatatatatttatatataaacacttcatttatatatatattaatacaaaagcatttatatatatattaatatatatatatatattaatgaagtgTGCATTACCGCATACAACATTATCacatattatcgaaataatgttggGAAATTGCTTACAGTCCACTTGACGATCcaaatgcttcagagttttgAAGCGTATACGTCTTCCCGACATGTCGGTAATTGTCAAGTCTGTCGGTGGTGTCGCTAGCGGACGGTCGCTGTTACGAGAGCTAGTGAAacaatagttcactagcaactccaggatcgccttaataCTTATACTACTTATAGCTATACAATTGGCTATACCTTtggttatattattaagcgtccatttcgcttttgataaaatttttaattatccttaaaatattagtattacctATAATTATACTACTAAGTGTTTACTTCGCTTAtgatataattgttataacggggttattttaattgtttgtcATCGTGCTCCAATAATCGATGATGAAAAGGTACGATAATCATGATCGATATGTAtcttaattttgaaaaatgtatagCTTTCGCTGTGAATCACACGCgtcaatagtaataaaataaaaaaaaagaaaaaatgcttTTGTATTAAAACGGGATTGTGTGGGTCATGAAAAGaaagtttgaaatttaatCGGAAGTAATTAATGTCCGCGCGCTGAGAGACGTTTTAATTTATCGAAGTTTCTCGTGGTCGGATTTTTCACGGCGAAAATTTTCTAGCAAGAGCATAGGCAACGAACTCTATTCCATCAGTCACGACGATGCGTTGCGACATGCACCTGCACGTCGACGAGCCTCGGTTTTCGAATTTCTGTTGCAAAGGGTGATTGCCGCTGACATATCACTGAGAGAACGCTTGAGAGAGTCTGACCTCTAGATTAAATCAACGGTAATCGACTTTTGACTGACCCCCGGGCACAGTATATACAGTAGCGCAACTGGCTGAAATTTATGACGCCCAAAGTAGAGTGCGCATGCGCGAAGTCAGCGAGTGAAATACAGTACTGCCATTTGAACTTTCATCTCACTTTCTCTCCTtcgcttttcttctttttctttttttcaagttGTTACTAAATCTTGTTGCTAATATAAATAAGGTTGAATAGACAGACGaaacaaaaaatgtaatacattaacaaatataatataatatatttctcaatgcaaaaaatat comes from Ooceraea biroi isolate clonal line C1 chromosome 8, Obir_v5.4, whole genome shotgun sequence and encodes:
- the LOC105275011 gene encoding 40S ribosomal protein S21 is translated as MENDLGTLVDLYIPRKCSASNRIIHAKDHASIQLTLADVDPETGRMTDTHKMYAICGAIRRMGESDDCLVRLTKKDGLLPKNF